The proteins below come from a single Azospirillum thermophilum genomic window:
- a CDS encoding DMT family transporter, giving the protein MLGLVLLCLLWGVQQATIKIAMTGVPPVLQGGLRSLGAVVLVWGWASWRGLRLFERDGTLGPGLLAGLLFALEFLLIYWGLTYTTASRSILFLYTAPFVVALGAHLLLPGERLSRLQAVGLLCAFAGVAAAFAEGLRLPTYRELAGDLMVLGGAVLWGATTLLIKTTRLVRSSPTKVLFYQLAVSAALLPVGSALLGEGGVVALSPLVLACLAYQIVVIAALSYLAWFWLIARYPAARLSAFTFLTPLFGVMAGALLLGERITGGFVAAMALVCAGIYLVNRRPALPRTT; this is encoded by the coding sequence ATGCTGGGGCTCGTGCTCCTCTGCCTGCTCTGGGGAGTCCAGCAGGCGACGATCAAGATCGCCATGACCGGGGTGCCGCCGGTGCTGCAGGGCGGGCTGCGCTCGCTGGGCGCGGTGGTGCTGGTCTGGGGCTGGGCTTCCTGGCGCGGCCTGCGGCTGTTCGAGCGGGACGGGACGCTCGGGCCCGGGCTGCTCGCCGGGCTGCTCTTCGCGCTGGAGTTCCTGCTGATCTACTGGGGCCTCACCTACACCACCGCCTCGCGCAGCATCCTGTTCCTCTACACCGCGCCCTTCGTGGTGGCGCTCGGCGCCCATCTGCTGCTTCCCGGCGAGCGGCTGAGCCGCCTGCAGGCCGTCGGACTGCTCTGCGCCTTCGCCGGCGTCGCCGCCGCCTTCGCCGAGGGGCTGCGCCTGCCGACATACCGCGAGCTGGCGGGCGACCTGATGGTGCTGGGCGGGGCGGTGCTGTGGGGGGCCACGACGCTGCTGATCAAGACCACCCGCCTCGTGCGGAGCAGCCCGACCAAGGTGCTGTTCTACCAGCTCGCCGTCTCCGCGGCCCTGCTCCCCGTCGGCTCGGCCCTGCTGGGGGAGGGCGGGGTGGTGGCGCTGAGCCCGCTGGTGCTGGCCTGCCTCGCCTACCAGATCGTGGTGATCGCGGCGCTGTCCTACCTCGCCTGGTTCTGGCTGATCGCCCGCTATCCGGCGGCGCGGCTGTCCGCCTTCACCTTCCTGACGCCGCTGTTCGGCGTGATGGCCGGGGCGCTGCTGCTCGGCGAGCGGATCACCGGCGGCTTCGTGGCGGCGATGGCGCTGGTCTGCGCCGGCATCTATCTGGTGAACCGGCGGCCCGCCCTGCCCCGGACGACATAG
- a CDS encoding SDR family oxidoreductase: MELKGKVALVTGAGSGIGKAAAVRFAREGAAIGVLSRTESEVRKTVEEIAAAGGRAIPLVADIADSAAMKQAIAQLVREYGRLDIVFANAGINGVWAPIDELAPEEWDRTININLRGTYLTLHHAVPHLRAAGGGAVLVTASVNGTRIFSNAGATAYSCTKAAQVAMVQMLAVELAKDRIRVNAICPGWIETDIPDNTETRNTEKAGEPVEYPEGEIPLTDGRPGDSHEVAELALFLASDRARHVTGTPVWIDGAESLLVG; the protein is encoded by the coding sequence ATGGAACTGAAGGGCAAGGTCGCACTCGTCACCGGCGCCGGCTCGGGCATCGGAAAGGCCGCGGCGGTCCGCTTCGCCCGCGAGGGGGCCGCCATCGGCGTGCTGAGCCGCACGGAATCCGAGGTCCGCAAGACGGTGGAGGAGATCGCCGCCGCCGGCGGCCGGGCCATCCCCCTGGTGGCGGACATCGCCGACAGCGCGGCGATGAAACAGGCGATCGCCCAACTGGTCCGGGAGTACGGGCGGCTCGACATCGTCTTCGCCAATGCCGGCATCAACGGCGTCTGGGCGCCGATCGACGAGCTGGCGCCGGAGGAGTGGGACCGCACCATCAACATCAACCTGCGCGGCACCTACCTGACGCTCCACCATGCCGTGCCGCACCTGCGCGCGGCCGGCGGCGGCGCCGTCCTGGTGACGGCGTCGGTCAACGGCACCCGCATCTTCAGCAATGCCGGCGCCACCGCCTATTCCTGCACCAAGGCGGCGCAGGTGGCGATGGTCCAGATGCTGGCAGTCGAATTGGCCAAGGACCGCATCCGCGTCAACGCCATCTGCCCCGGCTGGATCGAGACGGACATCCCCGACAACACCGAGACCCGCAACACCGAGAAGGCCGGGGAGCCGGTGGAGTATCCGGAGGGCGAGATCCCCCTGACCGACGGCAGGCCCGGCGACAGCCACGAGGTGGCGGAGCTGGCGCTGTTCCTCGCCTCCGACCGCGCCCGCCACGTCACCGGCACGCCGGTGTGGATCGACGGGGCCGAATCCCTGCTGGTCGGCTGA